A DNA window from Canis lupus dingo isolate Sandy chromosome 2, ASM325472v2, whole genome shotgun sequence contains the following coding sequences:
- the LOC112660425 gene encoding LOW QUALITY PROTEIN: WD repeat-containing protein 61-like (The sequence of the model RefSeq protein was modified relative to this genomic sequence to represent the inferred CDS: inserted 1 base in 1 codon), whose translation MINQYSILFKQEQARDDAIWSVAWGTNKKENSETVVMGSLDDLVKVWKWCDERLNLQWSLEGHQLGRVSVDISHTLPIAVSSSLDAHIRXLDLDNGKQIKSKDAVDAWTLAFSPDSQYLATGTHVGKVNIFGVESGKKEYSLDTRGKFIVSIAYSRDGKYLASGAIDGIINIFDIATGRLLHTLEGRAMPICSLTFSPGSQLLVPASDDGYIKVFDVQHANLAGTLSGHASWVLNVVFCPDDTHIVSSSSDKSVKVWDVGTRTCVHTFFDHQDQVWGVKYNGNRSKIMSMGDDQEIHVYDCPV comes from the exons ATGATCAACCAGTACAGTATTCTCTTCAAACAAGAACAAGCCCGTGATGATGCCATTTGGTCAGTTGCCTGGGggacaaacaagaaagaaaactctgagaCGGTGGTTATGGGGTCCCTGGATGACCTGGTGAAGGTCTGGAAGTGGTGTGATGAGAGGCTGAACCTACAGTGGAGTCTAGAGGGACATCAACTGGGCAGGGTGTCTGTGGACATCAGCCACACGCTGCCCATCGCTGTGTCCAGTTCTCTTGACGCTCATATTC CCCTGGACTTGGATAACGGCAAACAGATAAAATCTAAAGATGCAGTGGATGCCTGGACTTTGGCCTTTTCTCCTGATTCCCAGTATCTGGCCACAGGAACTCATGTGGGTAAAGTGAACATTTTTGGTGTGGAAAGTGGGAAAAAGGAATATTCTCTGGACACGAGAGGAAAATTCATTGTTAGTATTGCATATAGCCGTGATGGGAAGTATCTGGCCAGTGGAGCCATAGATGGGATCATCAATATTTTTGATATTGCAACTGGAAGACTTCTGCACACCCTGGAAGGCCGTGCTATGCCTATCTGTTCCCTGACATTCTCCCCAGGTTCTCAGCTCCTGGTCCCTGCATCAGATGATGGCTACATCAAGGTCTTTGATGTACAACATGCCAATTTGGCTGGCACACTGAGTGGCCATGCATCATGGGTGTTGAATGTTGTGTTTTGTCCTGACGACACTCACATTGTGTCCAGTTCATCTGATAAAAGTGTGAAAGTTTGGGATGTTGGAACAAGAACCTGTGTTCACACCTTCTTCGATCACCAGGATCAGGTGTGGGGAGTAAAATACAATGGAAATCGCTCAAAGATTATGTCCATGGGTGATGACCAGGAAATCCATGTCTATGATTGCCCCGTATAA